A window from Drosophila yakuba strain Tai18E2 chromosome 3L, Prin_Dyak_Tai18E2_2.1, whole genome shotgun sequence encodes these proteins:
- the LOC6533499 gene encoding purine nucleoside phosphorylase isoform X3, with protein MTGYKVANGNGHSNGNTKETNGSNGHSNGHKLADYTAQENPTYPYEVIEEIADFITKGSGMRPRIGIICGSGLGSLADMIQDPKIFEYEKIPNFPVSTVEGHAGRLVVGTLEGATVMAMQGRFHFYEGYPLAKCSMPVRVMKLCGVEYLFATNAAGGINPRFQVGDIMLMHDHVNMLGFAGNSPLQGPNDPRFGPRFPALVNSYNKDLINKAIEIAKAMGIESNIHVGVYSCLGGPNYETIAELKALRMMGVDAVGMSTVHEVITARHCDMKVFAFSLITNKCATEYSDKKDEEANHDEVMAVAKNRQKACCELVSRLIREIHMASA; from the exons ATGACGGGTTACAAGGTGGCCAATGGCAATGGACACAGCAATGGAAACACCAAGGAAACAAATGGCTCCAATGGACACAGCAATGGACACAAGTTGGCGGACTACACAGCCCAGGAGAATCCCAC GTATCCCTATGAGGTCATCGAGGAGATCGCCGACTTCATTACCAAGGGCTCCGGAATGCGCCCCAGGATCGGTATCATTTGCGGTTCTGGGCTCGGCTCCTTGGCCGACATGATCCAGGACCCGAAGATCTTCGAGTACGAGAAGATCCCTAACTTCCCGGTATCCACAGTTGAGGGCCATGCCGGACGATTGGTGGTCGGCACCCTCGAGGGCGCCACTGTGATGGCGATGCAGGGCAGGTTCCACTTCTACGAGGGCTATCCACTGGCCAAGTGCTCGATGCCGGTGCGCGTGATGAAGCTGTGCGGCGTGGAGTACCTGTTCGCCACCAATGCGGCCGGTGGCATTAACCCACGCTTCCAGGTGGGCGACATCATGCTGATGCATGACCATGTCAACATGCTGGGCTTTGCCGGCAACTCTCCGCTCCAGGGACCCAATGACCCGCGCTTCGGACCCCGCTTTCCCGCTCTGGTCAACTCGTACAACAAGGACTTGATTAACAAGGCCATTGAGATCGCCAAGGCGATGGGCATCGAGTCCAACATCCATGTCGGCGTCTACTCCTGCCTGGGCGGTCCCAACTACGAGACCATCGCCGAGCTGAAGGCTCTGCGCATGATGGGCGTGGATGCGGTGGGCATGTCCACCGTCCATGAGGTCATCACTGCCCGGCACTGCGACATGAAGGTGTTCGCCTTCAGCCTCATCACGAATAAGTGCGCCACCGAGTACAGCGATAAGAAGGACGAAGAGGCCAACCACGATGAG GTTATGGCTGTGGCCAAGAACAGGCAGAAGGCATGTTGCGAACTGGTCTCCCGACTCATCCGGGAAATCCACATGGCATCCGCTTAG
- the LOC6533499 gene encoding purine nucleoside phosphorylase isoform X1, translated as MTGYKVANGNGHSNGNTKETNGSNGHSNGHKLADYTAQENPTGNGKIQCELTHEELRALRVLNEDTYPYEVIEEIADFITKGSGMRPRIGIICGSGLGSLADMIQDPKIFEYEKIPNFPVSTVEGHAGRLVVGTLEGATVMAMQGRFHFYEGYPLAKCSMPVRVMKLCGVEYLFATNAAGGINPRFQVGDIMLMHDHVNMLGFAGNSPLQGPNDPRFGPRFPALVNSYNKDLINKAIEIAKAMGIESNIHVGVYSCLGGPNYETIAELKALRMMGVDAVGMSTVHEVITARHCDMKVFAFSLITNKCATEYSDKKDEEANHDEVMAVAKNRQKACCELVSRLIREIHMASA; from the exons ATGACGGGTTACAAGGTGGCCAATGGCAATGGACACAGCAATGGAAACACCAAGGAAACAAATGGCTCCAATGGACACAGCAATGGACACAAGTTGGCGGACTACACAGCCCAGGAGAATCCCAC CGGAAATGGGAAAATCCAATGCGAGCTTACGCACGAAGAGCTACGAGCCCTTCGGGTTCTCAACGAAGACAC GTATCCCTATGAGGTCATCGAGGAGATCGCCGACTTCATTACCAAGGGCTCCGGAATGCGCCCCAGGATCGGTATCATTTGCGGTTCTGGGCTCGGCTCCTTGGCCGACATGATCCAGGACCCGAAGATCTTCGAGTACGAGAAGATCCCTAACTTCCCGGTATCCACAGTTGAGGGCCATGCCGGACGATTGGTGGTCGGCACCCTCGAGGGCGCCACTGTGATGGCGATGCAGGGCAGGTTCCACTTCTACGAGGGCTATCCACTGGCCAAGTGCTCGATGCCGGTGCGCGTGATGAAGCTGTGCGGCGTGGAGTACCTGTTCGCCACCAATGCGGCCGGTGGCATTAACCCACGCTTCCAGGTGGGCGACATCATGCTGATGCATGACCATGTCAACATGCTGGGCTTTGCCGGCAACTCTCCGCTCCAGGGACCCAATGACCCGCGCTTCGGACCCCGCTTTCCCGCTCTGGTCAACTCGTACAACAAGGACTTGATTAACAAGGCCATTGAGATCGCCAAGGCGATGGGCATCGAGTCCAACATCCATGTCGGCGTCTACTCCTGCCTGGGCGGTCCCAACTACGAGACCATCGCCGAGCTGAAGGCTCTGCGCATGATGGGCGTGGATGCGGTGGGCATGTCCACCGTCCATGAGGTCATCACTGCCCGGCACTGCGACATGAAGGTGTTCGCCTTCAGCCTCATCACGAATAAGTGCGCCACCGAGTACAGCGATAAGAAGGACGAAGAGGCCAACCACGATGAG GTTATGGCTGTGGCCAAGAACAGGCAGAAGGCATGTTGCGAACTGGTCTCCCGACTCATCCGGGAAATCCACATGGCATCCGCTTAG
- the LOC6533499 gene encoding purine nucleoside phosphorylase isoform X4 encodes MCNTDCCSNPKGKAGTKAALNTTNWSDIIPTPPSLLYPYEVIEEIADFITKGSGMRPRIGIICGSGLGSLADMIQDPKIFEYEKIPNFPVSTVEGHAGRLVVGTLEGATVMAMQGRFHFYEGYPLAKCSMPVRVMKLCGVEYLFATNAAGGINPRFQVGDIMLMHDHVNMLGFAGNSPLQGPNDPRFGPRFPALVNSYNKDLINKAIEIAKAMGIESNIHVGVYSCLGGPNYETIAELKALRMMGVDAVGMSTVHEVITARHCDMKVFAFSLITNKCATEYSDKKDEEANHDEVMAVAKNRQKACCELVSRLIREIHMASA; translated from the exons ATGTGTAACACCGATTGCTGTTCGAATCCCAAGGGCAAGGCTGGCACCAAAGCCGCCCTCAATACCACAAATTGGTCAGATATCATACCAACTCCACCAAGTCTGCT GTATCCCTATGAGGTCATCGAGGAGATCGCCGACTTCATTACCAAGGGCTCCGGAATGCGCCCCAGGATCGGTATCATTTGCGGTTCTGGGCTCGGCTCCTTGGCCGACATGATCCAGGACCCGAAGATCTTCGAGTACGAGAAGATCCCTAACTTCCCGGTATCCACAGTTGAGGGCCATGCCGGACGATTGGTGGTCGGCACCCTCGAGGGCGCCACTGTGATGGCGATGCAGGGCAGGTTCCACTTCTACGAGGGCTATCCACTGGCCAAGTGCTCGATGCCGGTGCGCGTGATGAAGCTGTGCGGCGTGGAGTACCTGTTCGCCACCAATGCGGCCGGTGGCATTAACCCACGCTTCCAGGTGGGCGACATCATGCTGATGCATGACCATGTCAACATGCTGGGCTTTGCCGGCAACTCTCCGCTCCAGGGACCCAATGACCCGCGCTTCGGACCCCGCTTTCCCGCTCTGGTCAACTCGTACAACAAGGACTTGATTAACAAGGCCATTGAGATCGCCAAGGCGATGGGCATCGAGTCCAACATCCATGTCGGCGTCTACTCCTGCCTGGGCGGTCCCAACTACGAGACCATCGCCGAGCTGAAGGCTCTGCGCATGATGGGCGTGGATGCGGTGGGCATGTCCACCGTCCATGAGGTCATCACTGCCCGGCACTGCGACATGAAGGTGTTCGCCTTCAGCCTCATCACGAATAAGTGCGCCACCGAGTACAGCGATAAGAAGGACGAAGAGGCCAACCACGATGAG GTTATGGCTGTGGCCAAGAACAGGCAGAAGGCATGTTGCGAACTGGTCTCCCGACTCATCCGGGAAATCCACATGGCATCCGCTTAG
- the LOC6533499 gene encoding purine nucleoside phosphorylase isoform X5 → MTGYKVANGNGHSNGNTKETNGSNGHSNGHKLADYTAQENPTMCSRDCCSGPGGSHRGNTCTDKKGAKSGSLAGEKIIPTPQSLLGNGKIQCELTHEELRALRVLNEDTYPYEVIEEIADFITKGSGMRPRIGIICGSGLGSLADMIQDPKIFEYEKIPNFPVSTVEGHAGRLVVGTLEGATVMAMQGRFHFYEGYPLAKCSMPVRVMKLCGVEYLFATNAAGGINPRFQVGDIMLMHDHVNMLGFAGNSPLQGPNDPRFGPRFPALVNSYNKDLINKAIEIAKAMGIESNIHVGVYSCLGGPNYETIAELKALRMMGVDAVGMSTVHEVITARHCDMKVFAFSLITNKCATEYSDKKDEEANHDEVMAVAKNRQKACCELVSRLIREIHMASA, encoded by the exons ATGACGGGTTACAAGGTGGCCAATGGCAATGGACACAGCAATGGAAACACCAAGGAAACAAATGGCTCCAATGGACACAGCAATGGACACAAGTTGGCGGACTACACAGCCCAGGAGAATCCCAC AATGTGCTCCCGCGACTGTTGCTCCGGACCAGGTGGCTCCCACCGCGGCAACACCTGCACGGACAAGAAGGGCGCCAAGTCCGGCAGTCTGGCTGGCGAGAAGATCATACCCACTCCACAGAGCCTGCT CGGAAATGGGAAAATCCAATGCGAGCTTACGCACGAAGAGCTACGAGCCCTTCGGGTTCTCAACGAAGACAC GTATCCCTATGAGGTCATCGAGGAGATCGCCGACTTCATTACCAAGGGCTCCGGAATGCGCCCCAGGATCGGTATCATTTGCGGTTCTGGGCTCGGCTCCTTGGCCGACATGATCCAGGACCCGAAGATCTTCGAGTACGAGAAGATCCCTAACTTCCCGGTATCCACAGTTGAGGGCCATGCCGGACGATTGGTGGTCGGCACCCTCGAGGGCGCCACTGTGATGGCGATGCAGGGCAGGTTCCACTTCTACGAGGGCTATCCACTGGCCAAGTGCTCGATGCCGGTGCGCGTGATGAAGCTGTGCGGCGTGGAGTACCTGTTCGCCACCAATGCGGCCGGTGGCATTAACCCACGCTTCCAGGTGGGCGACATCATGCTGATGCATGACCATGTCAACATGCTGGGCTTTGCCGGCAACTCTCCGCTCCAGGGACCCAATGACCCGCGCTTCGGACCCCGCTTTCCCGCTCTGGTCAACTCGTACAACAAGGACTTGATTAACAAGGCCATTGAGATCGCCAAGGCGATGGGCATCGAGTCCAACATCCATGTCGGCGTCTACTCCTGCCTGGGCGGTCCCAACTACGAGACCATCGCCGAGCTGAAGGCTCTGCGCATGATGGGCGTGGATGCGGTGGGCATGTCCACCGTCCATGAGGTCATCACTGCCCGGCACTGCGACATGAAGGTGTTCGCCTTCAGCCTCATCACGAATAAGTGCGCCACCGAGTACAGCGATAAGAAGGACGAAGAGGCCAACCACGATGAG GTTATGGCTGTGGCCAAGAACAGGCAGAAGGCATGTTGCGAACTGGTCTCCCGACTCATCCGGGAAATCCACATGGCATCCGCTTAG
- the LOC6533499 gene encoding purine nucleoside phosphorylase isoform X6, producing MTGYKVANGNGHSNGNTKETNGSNGHSNGHKLADYTAQENPTMCSRDCCSGPGGSHRGNTCTDKKGAKSGSLAGEKIIPTPQSLLYPYEVIEEIADFITKGSGMRPRIGIICGSGLGSLADMIQDPKIFEYEKIPNFPVSTVEGHAGRLVVGTLEGATVMAMQGRFHFYEGYPLAKCSMPVRVMKLCGVEYLFATNAAGGINPRFQVGDIMLMHDHVNMLGFAGNSPLQGPNDPRFGPRFPALVNSYNKDLINKAIEIAKAMGIESNIHVGVYSCLGGPNYETIAELKALRMMGVDAVGMSTVHEVITARHCDMKVFAFSLITNKCATEYSDKKDEEANHDEVMAVAKNRQKACCELVSRLIREIHMASA from the exons ATGACGGGTTACAAGGTGGCCAATGGCAATGGACACAGCAATGGAAACACCAAGGAAACAAATGGCTCCAATGGACACAGCAATGGACACAAGTTGGCGGACTACACAGCCCAGGAGAATCCCAC AATGTGCTCCCGCGACTGTTGCTCCGGACCAGGTGGCTCCCACCGCGGCAACACCTGCACGGACAAGAAGGGCGCCAAGTCCGGCAGTCTGGCTGGCGAGAAGATCATACCCACTCCACAGAGCCTGCT GTATCCCTATGAGGTCATCGAGGAGATCGCCGACTTCATTACCAAGGGCTCCGGAATGCGCCCCAGGATCGGTATCATTTGCGGTTCTGGGCTCGGCTCCTTGGCCGACATGATCCAGGACCCGAAGATCTTCGAGTACGAGAAGATCCCTAACTTCCCGGTATCCACAGTTGAGGGCCATGCCGGACGATTGGTGGTCGGCACCCTCGAGGGCGCCACTGTGATGGCGATGCAGGGCAGGTTCCACTTCTACGAGGGCTATCCACTGGCCAAGTGCTCGATGCCGGTGCGCGTGATGAAGCTGTGCGGCGTGGAGTACCTGTTCGCCACCAATGCGGCCGGTGGCATTAACCCACGCTTCCAGGTGGGCGACATCATGCTGATGCATGACCATGTCAACATGCTGGGCTTTGCCGGCAACTCTCCGCTCCAGGGACCCAATGACCCGCGCTTCGGACCCCGCTTTCCCGCTCTGGTCAACTCGTACAACAAGGACTTGATTAACAAGGCCATTGAGATCGCCAAGGCGATGGGCATCGAGTCCAACATCCATGTCGGCGTCTACTCCTGCCTGGGCGGTCCCAACTACGAGACCATCGCCGAGCTGAAGGCTCTGCGCATGATGGGCGTGGATGCGGTGGGCATGTCCACCGTCCATGAGGTCATCACTGCCCGGCACTGCGACATGAAGGTGTTCGCCTTCAGCCTCATCACGAATAAGTGCGCCACCGAGTACAGCGATAAGAAGGACGAAGAGGCCAACCACGATGAG GTTATGGCTGTGGCCAAGAACAGGCAGAAGGCATGTTGCGAACTGGTCTCCCGACTCATCCGGGAAATCCACATGGCATCCGCTTAG
- the LOC6533499 gene encoding purine nucleoside phosphorylase isoform X2, whose translation MCSRDCCSGPGGSHRGNTCTDKKGAKSGSLAGEKIIPTPQSLLYPYEVIEEIADFITKGSGMRPRIGIICGSGLGSLADMIQDPKIFEYEKIPNFPVSTVEGHAGRLVVGTLEGATVMAMQGRFHFYEGYPLAKCSMPVRVMKLCGVEYLFATNAAGGINPRFQVGDIMLMHDHVNMLGFAGNSPLQGPNDPRFGPRFPALVNSYNKDLINKAIEIAKAMGIESNIHVGVYSCLGGPNYETIAELKALRMMGVDAVGMSTVHEVITARHCDMKVFAFSLITNKCATEYSDKKDEEANHDEVMAVAKNRQKACCELVSRLIREIHMASA comes from the exons ATGTGCTCCCGCGACTGTTGCTCCGGACCAGGTGGCTCCCACCGCGGCAACACCTGCACGGACAAGAAGGGCGCCAAGTCCGGCAGTCTGGCTGGCGAGAAGATCATACCCACTCCACAGAGCCTGCT GTATCCCTATGAGGTCATCGAGGAGATCGCCGACTTCATTACCAAGGGCTCCGGAATGCGCCCCAGGATCGGTATCATTTGCGGTTCTGGGCTCGGCTCCTTGGCCGACATGATCCAGGACCCGAAGATCTTCGAGTACGAGAAGATCCCTAACTTCCCGGTATCCACAGTTGAGGGCCATGCCGGACGATTGGTGGTCGGCACCCTCGAGGGCGCCACTGTGATGGCGATGCAGGGCAGGTTCCACTTCTACGAGGGCTATCCACTGGCCAAGTGCTCGATGCCGGTGCGCGTGATGAAGCTGTGCGGCGTGGAGTACCTGTTCGCCACCAATGCGGCCGGTGGCATTAACCCACGCTTCCAGGTGGGCGACATCATGCTGATGCATGACCATGTCAACATGCTGGGCTTTGCCGGCAACTCTCCGCTCCAGGGACCCAATGACCCGCGCTTCGGACCCCGCTTTCCCGCTCTGGTCAACTCGTACAACAAGGACTTGATTAACAAGGCCATTGAGATCGCCAAGGCGATGGGCATCGAGTCCAACATCCATGTCGGCGTCTACTCCTGCCTGGGCGGTCCCAACTACGAGACCATCGCCGAGCTGAAGGCTCTGCGCATGATGGGCGTGGATGCGGTGGGCATGTCCACCGTCCATGAGGTCATCACTGCCCGGCACTGCGACATGAAGGTGTTCGCCTTCAGCCTCATCACGAATAAGTGCGCCACCGAGTACAGCGATAAGAAGGACGAAGAGGCCAACCACGATGAG GTTATGGCTGTGGCCAAGAACAGGCAGAAGGCATGTTGCGAACTGGTCTCCCGACTCATCCGGGAAATCCACATGGCATCCGCTTAG